The genomic window GGCTGAAACCCTACAGGGAAGTATGAAAGGAGAAACGTTTCTCGcattctacattttcgctgttcctgcagtaaaactACAGCAGCAGTGACgacgtttaatttattacttatttactacaggCACTATTGCACTATTCACAACACATGTTGCACATATACCATCCAATACAACTCCAAAATTATTTCattctacgacacatagttcagaagatatgatgtcaTAGAAATGCGTGAGAAACTAGGTTCTGCTTAAAATTGCGCGGAGTAGAAGTTCAACATCAGGcgaaacgttttaatttattgcttctttagcaCTACTAATTCTTTTCGAAACACCTTTGCAGGCAGTAtagacatataccactgaatgtgtcAGGAAAATTATATCATGACGTCATAGACACTCAGATGCGCGAAAACTTGGTTTAGCTTAAAAATGATATGTAAATTACTCAGATTATatccatccagtgtttcataatgagagcacttgcgAATTCCAACAAGCTTCAAGCATAATTTTAGAACTTTCCTAAACTTTTCCTCGCTTACATGATTAActttaaatatttaacacattagtcattagtaatcagacgtttgaagctgtttcatacatcgggcatcgattctttaaagaatctggggTAGTGTTACTCGCACGTATCCATCAAGAGGGCGAttaggggagatggcgctacagacttaagCTGTACATTGTTCATTGTTTTGAAGCCGGCGTCACTTTGTTAGTTTGTCCAAAACACAAGCGTAGGCTTGCTTCTTGTTCTTAGTTTCTGACGTGTGCATGCAAGAGCTGTTTTAAATGGTGTGCTTTTGTGAGTAGTATAACGTGACGAAGGCGTTCTCGGACGATTTTATGGTCTTAAGTGCCTGTTTGATCCGGTAGCACGACGCATTTCGCCCTGTTAATGTAACTTTTTTGTGATACATTTcgataaccaagaagagaagtatgtgatacGAAAAGACTGCTTTCATAATCCACCATTTTTCTTAATACGGACTGACGAAACTGATGGTCGGTCAGTGTCCGAATGTGGTGAGAACATATTTTGCCATCTTTTGTTGGTTTCCAGTCTTTCCTTCTCGCAATGTTCACAAGGGAGAATTTCGAGCTGTATTGATAGGAAATCTCAAGTTAAATGATAGAAACAAATTCACTACAATAAAATTAAACAGCAAAACTAAAATTTGcgcatataaatgaaaatattgcttgaacgatTCCTCTACACTTTAATCAGTACCGCTTGTACAATTATAAATAATGCGAGCTGGCATTCTTTATCAAAAAACTTCCACATAAAGGTAAACCCGGGTTTCCACAGACATAAATTTCTTACACGTGCATCCCCCAATCTCTAGGTTTATACACACGTTAGCGTTTCCTCACGTCGAAGCTGGAAATGCAATGTACGCGAATTTCAAGATGGCGATAATTATGGTCGAAGGTCTTATAGTGACGTTGATGAACAAGAACCGGACACACAAATAGAAATAGACAAATAGAAATACACATCTCGCAGGAATCATCTAGGAGCATCCAATACTCTGTAACGCGAACTACCTGCCGAGGGCGACGTTTCCTTCGAAAATCGCTTTCGAATTGGTGAAATCAATTTTGAAATCTCTTTGAGCCATATTTCTGACTTGGTACAAAAGTTAATactcgtatggttcaaatggctctgagcactatgggacttaacttctgagttcatcagtcccctagaacttcgaactacttaaacctaactaacctaagaacatcacacaaatcaatgcccgaggcaggattcaaaccgccgaccgtagcggtcgcgcggttcccgactgtagtgcctagaaccgctcggccacttcggccggcaatactttTATCTAAGATGACATTCCAGCTCGCATTAAATTACACGTAACATTGAAATGTGTGGCAACTGCAGtctctgcaatatatatatatatatatatatatatatatatatatatatatatatatatatatatcgcattcctaagagcactgtttttaaattttgtatgttaCCAACACGCTAAAGATATATCGGAAAGGAAACTTTTTCTCTCAACAGTTcagctttgtttttattttctgggtTATTCTTAGAAGTCAGTATTGCTGTAAGTATACGTTTGTTTTGCCAGTGCAGTACTTAATTTCGTAACCAAACTTTGTACTACTGTGCAGAACAGTTACTACTCAGTGATAGCGCCAATACGAACACTGCTATATTTGCATAGATTTTTAATGAGGATCAAGAGCAGTTCTGAATCTCTAAAGCGCAAATACATTTCCACTACGTCGTAATATTTACACTTAATGCTTACAGCGGAAAGTTATCGTcattatactgaaataaaacaaaaatatcttcACAGTACTGACTGCTCTGCTGTAATGTGAGCTTCACCAAGGATTACACTCTCAGTtatattttttaatcctttggTCACATCAAACGATGTTGAGTAGTTCTATTACAAATAAGTGAAATAAAGATTTCGCGGGTGGTAGATAGATGTTTGTTTCGCACTTTTTAGGAACAGTTTATTACTTtagaactttatttatttaattagtcgAAGACTAAGCCTATTACTCTGGCATGACACCAATTTTCATGTAAACAAACACACAATTCAATGTGCTGTCCAAAGAAGTAGAGTAAAACGACAGCAGATCTACGTACAGGGAGCTACTGAAACTCGTAGGCAATCGTGAGGGAAGCGACATTGCGCAACAAAGTAGAACGGGTTTCAACAATCGTAACTTACGCATAAGTTGCAGTGACAGTGTACAAGTTGAGTGTTTGCACTTGGGAGCTGACTTACGCGAGTGGCGATGGGGGTAGGCACGTGTAAGAAGTTCATGTCTGAGGAAACCCGGCTTAATGTTTATCCCTACTAACATGACGGAAGTCGGCTCCAAGTCCGCGATGTCATGAGCTGCATGGTATCCGCGGTCTAAGAGCAGCAGCCGGGCGGTAGAGTAGCGCGGACGCTCCGTGCAGCTGGCTGGCGGACCAGCGCCGCCGTGCCGCGCACGTACGTGGCGCTCGCCAGATCGATAGCGCGCGTGACCGAGCGACCTGCAGACAGCCCAGCCTCGGCGCAGCGCGGCGTACGCCTGCCGCGTGTCTTGTTGTTTCGTGACTGGTGCTTGGTGCCTGCTGCACGGTGCCTGATGCTTGGTGCTTGCTGCCTGCTTCTTGGTGGCTGGTGCTCAGTGCCTGCTGCTTGGTGGCTGGCGCTTGGTGCCTGGTGCTTGGTGCCTGCTGCTTGCTGCATAGTGCTTGGTGCCTGGTGCTCGGTACCTCGTGCTTGGTGCTTGCTGCCTGCTTCTTGGTGGCTGGTGCTCAGTGCCTGTTGCTTGGTGCCTGGTCCTTCGTGCTTGGTGCCTGATGCTCGCTGCTTGCTGCCTGCTTCTTGGTGACTGGTGCTCGGTGCCTGGTGCTTTGTGCCTGGTGCTTTGTGCCTGATGCTTGGTGCCTGGTGCTTGGTGCCTGGTGCTTGCTGCCTACTTCTTGGTGGCTGCTGCTGGTGCTTGGTGGCTGGTGCTCAGTACCTGGTGCTGGCTGTGTGGTACTTGGTGGCTGGTGCTCAGTGCCTAGTGCATGGTGCCTGGTGCCTGGTGCCTGGTTTCTGCCAGCtggtgcacagtgccttgttcttGGTGCTTGGTGCCTGATGACCAGTGCTCGGCACTGCAGGCACGCGCGTATGCCACCACCCCCAGGCGATGCCCTGGCTGTGACATGTTGCATCTTACCATGGACAGCCACACCCGTCCGTCTCGTAGTgggagagtgtggtgtcaccgccagacaccacacttgctaggtggtggcttaaatcggccgcggtccattagtacatgtcggacccgcgtgtcgccactgtcaggatcgcagatcgagcgccaccacacggcaggtctcgagagactgactagcactcgccccagttgtacgacgacgttgctagcgactacactgacgaagcctttctctcatttgccgagagacagttagaatagccttcagctaagttaatggctacgacctagcaaggcgccatttgtaccattgcatgtatctcaagatagtctcacttgtatcatcaagaatgctgtataccaaaggacgatataaaagttaagtgttctagtagctacgttcttttctttatcacattcattacgaatcctgttccagacttcgcgtcaggcggcgtgtgtgtacgtgggcctatcggctacccgtctctgtggactggctgccttgtcagtccactacagagagtTCTGGTACACTCTGAAGCGTCAGCCCTGCACCGTGTCTGTTCTCAGGAAGTACAGAATGAAGATATGCTGTAAGTCTGATAGCAGAAAAATCGGGAAGTAATGCGCTGATGAGCCAAAGGATTGTGGCAGCTGCCCACCGAGAGAGTGAATGTCTCCTGGTGGTGTTGCATTACATGGCTCGGTAAGCAAAGCAGGCATGTGAGAACTGTGtgagggaaggcgaatggtggacttcagtttattgggagaattttaggaaagtgtggttcacctgtaaaggagactgcatgtaggtgcgacctattcttcatactggtcgagtgtttgggtttagagatgggcaaactcgttcatccctgggaactagttcactgctgatcgttcttttttgggaaccgttcatttttactcgttcaccgttcatttgtggttggtatatggttcttatgaaaaattgaaaactagtagtgtaggtgactgaaggatggagggcaccaagagggggcacttgcctcccccctggagtatagagtttttattcattgcagaattcttacacacttttagaagtaatttgtgtgaatctgcagaacctctcgtttagccaaccgtagccttgtgtggctgatcgcaggaaaATAATAtggggtggcgcacggaaaaccgtccccgagtacagactgctcgccaattacggacgatgtgttgcccgcaACGAACAGATATATCAAACAGACAAACATGCAATAATtagacagtgaagaaataacaagctaatgcgagcaacaattgcgaaacaatcgatgacgatgtgtagagagctggaaaATAATAtggggtggcgcacggaaaaccgtccccgagtacagactgctcgccaattacggacgatgtg from Schistocerca nitens isolate TAMUIC-IGC-003100 chromosome 5, iqSchNite1.1, whole genome shotgun sequence includes these protein-coding regions:
- the LOC126260292 gene encoding uncharacterized protein LOC126260292; the protein is MQHVTARASPGGGGIRACLQCRALVIRHQAPRTRHCAPAGRNQAPGTRHHALGTEHQPPSTTQPAPGTEHQPPSTSSSHQEVGSKHQAPSTRHQASGTKHQAQSTRHRAPVTKKQAASSEHQAPSTKDQAPSNRH